In a single window of the Metopolophium dirhodum isolate CAU chromosome 2, ASM1992520v1, whole genome shotgun sequence genome:
- the LOC132939822 gene encoding uncharacterized protein LOC132939822 isoform X3, with protein MSTLMEINKPEQHFIGFDIDDDVLIIIENKKKSVKMELSKETGEPMEVEEPSIVNNNHVNKKKQSKSSISSPEPNDVKNNRSNKRHKKDNLRDAVESLELQVPPTLELTTPTFNLTSSNTRTRRSTGRKMNVDISDAIYKLPFEHGWKRELVYRTSGESTILNRANRSGDVYYYSPTNRKLRSLREIQEQLDILSDKHLTIESFTFLKQPIGMNDRSKELIRDANSKLSKEDSFVGVAVRPKKSKTPAQRPPFDYELSDDENNKSSNKMKIVFKNSKSSSRLRSKKGISESMNTTSSTPEYISEDCQAIQSSASPKVSSPKLEKIDINNTIVKRRLSTSDGEVIMQTPCGIRCPNNDEPATLMCAQCLVYYHPACVNLNANLKIVGYVCINCRSTVRQRNRRVQSSHTVVVGATEPEQLRVEPIRIRQVHQASDTPNFFIDRTPISKTEETHYEIDEYSDNSDSDIINTVICQGNVYKTTMVDGSFHEQYVYEMKQTRGPSLMTCVIQEPKNLDENSEMNGSLREIVTSTASMQSVNYMVNSMRHVFKHLKTHELLSASRVCTAWHIIAMNKYLWQNVRLKNSMVYDWERFVDSIDQQRTDTLDTRRMLIPSKVEDFESFWLRFANAMKRAKKLKFIELYRCPVIVVEDIIYSLPQIEVLNATSIKNPNLTKETKNLNDLMYLNLNYLGQMTKLTELRLKGLTGIKLTALPSFENLIHLNRFSLTSIKAFPKEIYQSLNTITDNIEFFEIGDCECLTRDFAVSLKRFVNLKTLRLENCCNRWDQSAQDVFTVIRGLEKLNVLELINIEFSNNVEDELEKCHGIKALLIIPAYVSQSATTNCHLIDCLKKLSKTLTHLVWGLTHELLRVTDLFITQYQQNQHTIGYNLELSHTKETTNNIPILRTRKPRQRPGDEATLEKEKDKSDNVDILSVPALEKLLDTMMPDAKTKVIKVPFSGTGRVYLSEQFNDL; from the exons atgagTACCTTAAtg gaaaTCAATAAACCAGAACAACATTTTATTGGATTTGATATTGATGATgatgtattgataataattgaaaataagaaaaaat CGGTTAAAATGGAACTAAGTAAAGAAACAGGTGAACCTATGGAAGTAGAAGAGCCAtccattgttaataataatcatgttaATAAAAAGAAACAGTCTAAATCAAGTA TATCATCACCAGAACCTAATGATGTTAAGAACAATCGGAGTAATAAGAGGCATAAGAAAGATAATTTACGTGATGCCGTAGAATCTTTGGAATTACAAGTTCCCCCTACTTTAG aacttactactCCAACATTCAACCTTACCTCTTCTAACACTAGAACACGCCGTAGTACGGGTAGAAAAATGAATGTTGATATCAGTGATGCTATTTATAAACTTCCATTTGAGCATG gTTGGAAACGAGAATTAGTATACAGAACATCAGGTGAATCTACTATTCTTAATCGTGCAAATAGAAGTGGTgatgtatactattattctcCGACTAACCGAAAACTTAGATCATTACGAGAAATTCAGGAACAATTGGACATCTTATCTGATAAACATCTAACCATAgaaagttttacatttttaaaacaaccaATTGGCATGAATGATCGATCTAAAGAACTTATCAGAGATGCAAATTCTAAATTATCTaaa GAAGACTCTTTTGTTGGTGTTGCTGTTAGACCTAAAAAATCTAAGACACCTGCACAGCGGCCACCATTTGATTATGAATTGTCAGATGATGAAAACAACAAGTCttcaaataaaatgaaaattgtttttaaaaattctaagagCTCCTCTAGATTGAGATCTAAAAAAg GTATTTCAGAATCAATGAATACAACTTCATCTACACCTGAATACATATCTGAAGACTGCCAAGCTATTCAATCTAGTGCATCACCAAAAGTTTCTTCTCCAAAACTTGagaaaattgatataaataatacaatagttaaaAGACG GTTGTCAACATCAGATGGTGAAGTCATTATGCAGACACCTTGTGGGATACGGTGCCCAAATAATGATGAACCTGCCACTTTAATGTGTGCCCAATGTCTGGTCTACTATCATCCAGCATGTGTCAATTtaaatgctaatttaaaaattgttggttatgtatgtata aactgTCGATCTACTGTGCGACAAAGAAATAGACGCGTACAGTCTTCTCATACTGTGGTTGTTGGTGCTACTGAACCGGAACAACTACGTGTTGAACCAATTCGTATACGACAGGTGCATCAAGCGTCAGACAcacctaatttttttattgacagaACACCTATTTCTAAAACTGAAGAAACGCATTATGAAATTGATGAATATAGTGATAATAGTGACtctgatataattaatacagttattTGTCAAGGAAATGTATACAAAACTACAATGGTTGATGGTAGTTTTCATGAGCAATATGTTTATGAAATGAAACAAACACGAGGACCCAGTTTAATGACCTGTGTTATTCAAGAACCTAAAAATCTGGATga gAATTCTGAAATGAATGGTTCTTTAAGAGAAATTGTTACATCTACTGCATCCATGCAATCAGTCAATTACATGGTTAACTCAATGAGacatgtttttaaacatttgaaaacGCATGAGCTGTTATCAGCTTCTAGAGTATGTACCGCCTGGCATATAATTGCAATGAATAAATACTTA tggcAGAATGTTCGTTTAAAAAATTCTATGGTCTATGACTGGGAAAGATTTGTAGACTCAATTGATCAACAAAGAACTGATACATTAGACACTAGACGTATGTTGATACCCTCTAAAGTTGAAGACTTCGAAAGTTTTTGGTTGCGATTTGCAAATGCAATGAAAAGagcaaaaaagttaaaattcatTGAATTGTATAGATGTCCTGTCATTGTAGTTGAAGATATTATTTACTCATTACCTCAAATTGAAGTACTTAATGCTACTTCAATAaa aaatccaAATTTGACGAAAGAGACAAAGAATCTCAATGATTTAATGTAccttaacttaaattatttgggACAAATGACAAAGCTCACAGAGTTAAGACTAAAAGGTTTAACTGGAATAAAATTGACGGCACTACCatcatttgaaaatttaatacatttgaatagattt tcaTTAACCTCTATTAAAGCATTTCCAAAAGAGATCTATCAGAGTTTAAATACTATTACTGATAATATTGAGTTTTTTGAAATTGGTGATTGCGAATGCTTAACAAGGGACTTTGCTGTGTCACTAAAAAGATTTGTCAATTTGAAAACATTGAGATTAGAAAATTGCTGTAATAGATGGGATCAATCTGCACAGGATGTTTTTACTGTCATTAGAGGTCTTGAAAAGCTCAATGTTCTGGAATTGATAAACATTGAATTCAGTAATAATGTCGAAGATGAATTGGAAAAATGTCATGGTATTAAAGCTTTACTGATTATTCCTGCTTATGTGAGCCAA tccgCAACTACTAACTGTCACCTGATTGACTGTCTCAAGAAACTCTCCAAGACATTAACGCACTTGGTTTGGGGATTGACTCATGAGTTACTCCGTGTTACAGACTTATTTATAACTCAATATCAACAGAACCAGCATACAATTGgttataatttagaattatcCCATACCAAAGAAACGactaacaatatacctatactcagAACAAGAAAGCCCCGACAGCGACCAGGAGATGAGGCTACTCTTGAAAAAGAAAAAGACAAGTCAGATAATGTTGATATACTTTCAGTTCCTGCTCTAGAGAAATTGTTAGATACTATGATGCCTGATGCTAAGACTAAGGTAATTAAAGTTCCCTTTTCTGGAACAGGTAGAGTTTATTTGAGTGAACAGTTTAATgatctttaa